In a single window of the Cucumis melo cultivar AY chromosome 11, USDA_Cmelo_AY_1.0, whole genome shotgun sequence genome:
- the LOC103498346 gene encoding receptor-like protein 34, whose translation MWFLKQINRLFYGKVSNSPCIFLLQMKNRGNCRTFSPVIAGPKHLTDLYLHYNLLFEDILREIANLTLLSGLYLNVNNFSGEIPSEIGNMGSLQVNWYNLCKLGTFGLVSESGLELQSSVWFRSLKAC comes from the exons ATGTGGTTTCTAAAACAAATTAACAGGTTATTTTATGGAAAGGTTTCAAATAGCCCctgcatttttctattacaGATGAAAAATAGAGGAAATTGTAGGACATTTTCCCCTGTCATTGCTGGGCCTAAGCATTTGACAGACCTTTATTTGCATTACAACTTGTTGTTTGAAGATATTCTTAGAGAGATTGCTAACTTGACTCTGCTTTCTGGTTTGTATTTGAATGTTAATAATTTTTCTGGGGAGATTCCTTCTGAGATTGGAAACATGGGGAGCTTGCAAG TTAACTGGTACAATCTCTGCAAGCTTGGGACGTTTGGACTTGTTAGTGAGAGTGGACTTGAGCTCCAATCATCTGTTTggtttcgttccttgaaggctTGCTGA